CTTTCCTGACTTCGTAATCTGTCTACCGCCTTAATGCGGCGAACTTCATTAGGATAAAAAACGGCGAAGCTTTTAATGCCAACACTGTTTTCTGGGGCTGACGGTGCGTTTTTACTCGCCCATGTATTTAATCCCATATGGTGGTGATAATCACCACTAGAAATAAACAACGCTTGTTCACCAAATTGTGAGACGATATTAAATCCAAGTCCAGCGCAATAAAAATGCTCCGCTTGTTTTAAATCAGCAACTTGCAAATGAAGGTGACCGAGCACTGTTTGAGAGGGCATGCCTGACCACGGAAGGTGTTTTCCAGCGTCTAGTACAGTCTCTGCATTAAGCGGATCAGTTGCCATCGTTACACGATCGTTTTGCCAAATCCACTCTTCAGATGGGCGATCGCGATATACTTCAACCCCATTACCATCAGGATCAGCTAAATAGATGGCTTCACTTACAAGGTGGTCGGATGCCCCTTGTAAAGGATAGTTATGGTCGAGCATATGTTTAAGGAAGCTCCCTAGATCAGCTCTTGATGGAAGTAGAAGAGCAACATGGTAAAGCCCGGTCGTGCGAGGTGGACGCGGTACATAATCACCAGCTTGCTCTATCGTTAAAAACGGTGCTTTTTTGTCACATGTAAAGGAAACTGTTGTGACAGTCTCACTGAAAATAGATAATCCAAGAATGTCTCGATAAAATGACATAGAAGTAGCTAAATCCCTTACTTTTAAATGAACATGACTGATAAATGTGGCTGGTGCTTCGTGAAAGGGCATAGCCATTCCTCCTTGTAACTTTATTTTTGTAAGTAATTAAATAAATCATAGCGTTAATTAATAAAAGAATCAAATTTAAGCGACTATTTAAGATAACTATCGACATAGGCGGAGAAGATCTATGATCAAGGCATACCTTAGGATATGATGGGATGCATGAGTAGATGATAGAGCTTGGTTTTAAGTAAAAAGAGTGTAAAAGCATGTCGAGATATGTAGAGAAATAAACTTATTCGTTGACAAGCGTGTAAAATCATGATAATTTATGATTAGATTAATCGCTTACAATCTCAAATTGAGGATTGTTACTGTTCGGCAGGCAAAACCTGAGTTTGATAAAGTGACCTAACGGGCTAACTTTATTAAATTTAGGTTTTTTTTGTTTATCTATGTAATCCATATATTGGAATGTTGAGGGGGTGGTGAAAGTGGACATAAAAAAAGTACTTAATAACAATGTCGTGCTTACAGAGGGAGAAAATGAACAAGAACTCGTTGTCATGGGAAGAGGACTGGCTTTTCAGAAAAAAGTAGGAGATGAGATCGAGCAGAAAAAAATCGAGAAAACCTTCGTACTAGAAAATCAAGCTGTTTCTGACAAACTAGCAGAACTATTAAATGATGTGTCTGAGACATATTTACAGCTGTCCGATAAAATTATTACGTATGCCAAATCACAGCTGCCAAATAGATTAGATGATTATATATATGTGGCGCTAACTGATCACCTCAGCTTTGCTATTAGTAGACATAAGCAAGGTATGCAGTTGAAAAATCCATTACTGTGGGAAATTCGTAAGTTTTATAAAAAAGAATATGAAATAGCGCGTCATGCATTAGATATTATTCAAGAAGATACGGGCTATGTATTAGAAGAAGATGAAGCCGGTTCTATTGCCCTTCACCTCCTCAATAGTCAGATATCTGGTGAAGGGCTGGAATCAATGGTCCACGTCACGAAGATGGTGAACGATATATTAAATATTGTAAAATACCACTTCGGTATGGAGCTGGATGAAAGCGCCATTAGTTATGAACGATTTTTAACCCACTTACGTTTTTTTGCTTTTCGGCTTGTGAAAAATGAAACAGGATCTGAGCATCCAGATGACTTTTTATATGAACAAGTGAAAAGAAAATATAAGGAACCTTTTCATTGTAGTGAAAAAATTACTAAGTATGTTGAGAAAACACATGGTAGACAAATATCAAAAGATGAATTGGTATACCTTACTTTGCATATATACAGGGTTACACAAAGGCATCAATGGCATACAAAGAAGACCGACTGAAGGATTGTTACTGATTGTGCAGGCAAAACCTAAGTTACGGCCGTCTCGAGCAGCATCTTTGCTCGTATTAGCGGCGTAATTTAGGTTTTTTGTTTTTGAAGGAAAGCGTTTATTAGAGCTGGAGGTGAGGTATTAGAACAAATTTATAGGTTTAAGTGTCATTGCACCTGTTCTCAAGGGGAAGTCAGTGAAATGGATAGGTTACATAAGCTGTGAAAGTGTGTGACGATGTGAATTAATTAGGAGGATTTATCATGGATCATAGTCAAACGGCCAAAGAGATTATACATCTCGTTGGTGGTGAGGAAAACATTCAAAGTGTTATTCATTGTATGACACGGTTACGTTTTAACCTTTACGATAAAGAGAAGGTTGATCGTACAAAATTAGAAGGTGTAGATGGGGTATTAGGGACTAACCTCAGTGGTGAACAATTTCAAATCATTATTGGTAATGACGTCCCGAAAGTATACAAGGAGATCATTGCCAATACAAATTTAAAAGAAGAAAGTGGTAACGAAAAAAAGGACGGGAAGAAAAACATTATAAGTGCTCTTTTTGATGTGATTTCCGGCGTGTTTACACCGATTCTTCCAGCTATCGCTGGGGCAGGGATGATCAAAGGACTTCTCGCTTTAGCAGACACATTTGGTTGGCTGAGTGATACAAGCCAAACGTATATCATTCTTAGTGCATTAGGTGACGGTGCGTTTTATTTCTTACCGCTTATATTAGCTGTTAGTGCTGCCCGGAAATTCGGCAGTAACCCGTATATTGGTGCAGCCATTGCCGCAGCCTTGTTGCATCCTGATTTAACAGCATTATTTGCTATTGGAGAGCCTATTTCTTTTATTGGTTTGCCAGTGACCATTGCGACATACTCCTCAACGGTCATTCCTATTTTATTAGCGATTTGGATTGCGTCCTATGTGGAATCGTGGATAGATCGCATCACACATGCGTCGCTTAAATTGATAGTTGTTCCCACATTGACATTGCTCATCGTCGTGCCAGTGACACTCATAACCGTCGGACCATTAGGCACAATATTAGGAGACTACTTATCAGTAGGAATTAATTTCTTATTCGAAAACGTCGGAGTACTAGCGATGATTTTATTAAGTGGGACATTCTCCATTATTATTATGACAGGGATGCATTATGCACTTATGCCAATAATGATTAACAACATTACAGTTGGTGGTTTTGATTACATGATTCCTGCTATGTTTCTTGCTAACATGGGACAAGCAGGTGCAGCTTTTGCAGTCTTCCTACGATCGAAGAATACGAAATTTAAATCATTGGCGATGTCTACGAGTGTCACAGCACTCATGGGGATTACAGAGCCTGCCATGTATGGTGTTAATGTGAGGCTTAAAAAGCCATTTATTGCTGCTTTAATTGGTGGTGCAGCTGGTGGTGCTTTCTATGGTCTCACAAACGTAGCGGCTTATATTTTAGGTGGTAATGCCGGTTTACCAGGCATTCCAACATTTATTGGGCCAGGTATGAACTTTGGCTATGCCCTTATCGGTTTAGCTATTTCCTTTGTAGTTGCAACGGTAGCCGCTTATTTAATAGGATTTGAAGATGTTCCGCAAGAAAGTAGTGTGACAGCGCCAGCTGAAGAAACAGGAGATAAAAAAACAGTCAATGATCTATCTGGAGAAGGTATTGTAAGCCCATTGACAGGTGAAGTTAATCCCCTTAGTGAAGTCAATGACTCAACTTTTTCAGAAGGTATTATGGGTCAAGGATTAGCGATTGAACCGACTGATGGTCTTGTCGTATCACCGGTGTCCGGAAAAATCGTCACCCTATATCGGTCGTTGCATGCTATCGGTATAAAAAGTGATAATGGGGCGGAGATCCTTATCCATGTAGGAATCGACACGGTCCAACTTAATGGGAAGTACTTTACGAAGCATATTGAAGAAGGAACTGTTGTAAAACCTGGTGATCAATTAGTCTCGTTTGATATAGAAGGTATTCGATCTGAAGGATATGAGCTTACTACGCCTATTATTATTACCAATAGTGACAGCTATGAGATGATTACACCAATTAAGACAGATGGGTCTATCGAACGTGGGTCCGACCTGATGACCCTTGTGGCAGAAGGTAACTAACAGGTAGTCTATACCTTGTTGTGACGTCTCTATTGTAAGAACTAAAGCCAAGCTATTTCGTGTACAGACATGTGGTGGATGAGAAGATAAAAACAACTATTATAAATGATGAAAGGGCGATGAACAGATGTCAGAGTTGAAACAATTTCCGGAAAATTTTTTATGGGGTGGCGCTATCGCTGCAAACCAAGTTGAAGGCGCTTTTGATGAAGAAGGTAAAGGGCTATCTATCAGTGATGTGGTAAAAGTTGTGAGGCCTGAAGACAGAAAAAAAATGAAAATCCCTTTTCCAACAACAGCTGAAGTTCAAGAAGCATTGAATGACACGAATCATAAAAATTACCCGAAGCGGTATGGTATTGATTTCTATCACCGCTACAAAGAAGATATTGCGTTGTTTAAGGAACTAGGCTTCAAAACATTAAGGGTATCCATCGCATGGGGACGAATCTTCCCGAATGGGGACGACACAACTCCTAATGAAGCGGGGCTAAAATTTTATGATAATCTATTTGATGAACTAATTAAAAACGGTATTGAGCCTGTTGTTACACTATCCCATTATGAAACACCGCTTAATCTCACATTGACATACAAAGGGTGGACAAATCGAAAGCTCGTGGACTTCTTTGCTAAGTATGCTGAAACTGTTTTTGAGCGTTACAAAGACAAAGTAAAGTACTGGATTACGTTTAATGAAATTAATTGTATTTTAATGGCACCGTATATCGGAGGAGCTTTCTTACGTGACCATGTAGCTGAAGGAGAACTGTTACAGGCACAATTTCAATCTGCTCATCACCAGTTTTTAGCTAGTGCCAAAGCGGTTGAAGCCCTTCATCGTATTATTCCAGATGGTAAAATTGGATGTATGGTCGTCGGTATGATCAACTATCCGAACAGTCCTCATCCAGACGATGTCATGACAGCACTAAATGACCAGCGCAACACATTTTTTTTCACAGATGTTATGACTCGTGGGCATTATCCAGCTTATATGACAAGTTTTTTCAAAGAGAATGGTATTACGATTCAAAAGGAAGCAGAAGACGATGCCATCTTAAAAAATAATGTCGTTGATTATGTCGCTCTCAGCTACTATATGTCATCTGTGTCTGCACGTCCAGAAACTGAGGGAGAAAAAGCAGCAGGTAACTTATTAAGTAGCTTGAAGAACCCTTATCTTGAAGCGTCTGACTGGGGTTGGCAAATTGATCCGAGAGGGCTAAGAACGTTATTAAATATGTTCTATGACCGCTACGAAAAGCCACTATTTGTCGTGGAAAATGGTTTAGGAGCTTTTGACGAAGTTGAAGACGATGGTAGCATCCACGATGATTATCGCATTGCTTATTTACGTGAGCATATTAAGGAAATGGGAAAAGCGATTGAAGATGGCGTGGACCTTATTGGGTATACTGCTTGGGGGCCGATTGATCTTATTAGTTTCTCTACATCTGAAATGTCCAAGCGGTACGGCTTTATCTACGTTGATCAAGATGATTACGGTAATGGCTCGCTTAAGCGGTCCAAAAAAGACAGCTTTTACTGGTATCAAAAAGTAATTGAAACAAACGGAGAAGAGCTCTAAGATTAAAGAGCCTTGGAAACAGTTCCAAGGCTCTTTAGACTAATAAAGTGTATGACAGAAGATAAAAATAGCAAGCAAAGATTTTCTTTAACCGACCTGCTTATGTGGCAGGGGATGCTTTCTCCTTCACAGCTTTTACATCATATGTTTGATGAGAGGAACTAATAATATGTTCAGGTTTTGCTTTCCCACGGCTTTGGCGATGCATATTTAAATGTGGCTCACTCTTTTCCCATTGTTTCCATGCCTCTTCAGACTCCCAGCGAATCATAATAACCACTTCATCGGGACCTTTACGCGTTTCTTTGACTAACACACTTAAATCCACAAAGCCTTCAGCTTCTTCAACGACTCCTGGACTTGCGAATTGATCAACTACTTTTTGGGCAGAGCCATGCGTTACATGGATGTTTTTCATTTCAATAAACATATATATCACTCCATAAAAGGGATTTGCTCTCTATTTTAATTGAGAAAGAGAATCATTGTCAATTAAACACTCTTAAATTTCTAATAATCTAGAGGCCCAATAGACGTTGCTGCTTCGGGTTAAGGAAGTTTAAATAGTGTTTACGTGATATAACTAAATGCTCGATATACACGGGGAGCTAAATGAAAACGAATTGAGTAAAAAGGATAATTCTTTTGCTACAAAAATGGACAAATGATAGAGGTGAGCGGTGACAGGTACCCTTTTAACGTGATAAAATAAATCGTATTGATGAACTGACAGAGTAAAAGGAGTGACAGGGTATGAGCACAGATAAAGTACTAGTTTTCGGACATCAAAATCCTGATACGGATACGATTTGTTCTGCGTTAGTTTACGCGGACTTGAAGCAACAATTGGGAATGAATGTTGAAGCTGTTAGACTTGGAGAAGTTGGTGCTGAGACGCAATATGCACTTGATGAATTTGGCGTAGACGCCCCACGCTACGTGAAAGAAGTGGCGAACGAAGTAGATAAAGTTATCCTTGTAGATCATAATGAACGCCAACAAAGTGTCGAGGACTTGGACAAAGTGCAGGTAATGGAAGTGATTGATCATCACCGTATTGCTAATTTTGAAACGGAAAGTCCTCTATACTACCGAGCGGAGCCTGTTGGGTGTACAGCAACCATCCTTAATAAGTTATATAAAGAACATGACATTTCTGTCAAAAAAGAGATGGCAGGTTTAATGGTATCGGCGATCATCTCAGATTCCCTTTTATTTAAATCTCCGACGTGTACAAAGGAAGATATAGAGGCTGCTAATGAATTGGCCAAAATAGCCGATGTGGATTTAGAGGCTTACGGCTTAGAAATGCTAAAAGCAGGGGCCGACATGAGCGATAAAACAGTTGATCAACTACTGAATATGGATGCTAAAGAGTTTACAATGGGAAGTCATAACGTGCAGATCGCCCAAGTTAATGTGGTAGATACGAATGATGTTCTAGACCGTATTAACGAGGTGAAAGCAGAGATGGAGGCAGTTCTTGCTAAGAAAGGCCTAAGCCTATTTTTACTAGCGGTCACAGATATTTTAACGAATGACTCTCTCGCTATAGTGGTTGGTGAACAAACTAAAGCAGTGGAAAGTGCGTTCGATGTGACGCTCAACGATGGTCAAGCAACACTTAAAGGTGTGGTGTCACGCAAAAAACAAATCGTACCACAATTAACAAACGCCCTTTCTTAATTGTAACGAACGGCTTGGAGAGCTTTTTCTCTAAGCTTTTTTAGATCATGTAAAGAAAGTAACGGTTAATTAAAAATGAGTATATAAGGCGTGATGTTTCATGAACAAGCTTTCATTTTTACTCGTTCTACTCGGGGCGATCCTTTGGGGCACAACGGGAACCGCACAACATTTCGCTCCCGATGAGGCTCACCCTGTAGCAGTGGGGACGATGCGTTTGGCAGTGGGGGGCACTGTTCTATTTATGATCGGTCTCATGACTAAAAAAGTGGCCGCAATTGAATGGCCGGTAAAAGCTATTTTACTTGCTGCATGTGCCATGGCTGCGTATCAGCCGTTATTTTTTTCTGCCGTGGCAACAACTGGTGTCGCCATCGGAACCGTTGTTGCGATTGGAAGCGCTCCTCTACTTACGGGTCTCATCGAGTGGGTTGTTCACCGAAGGCGCCCTATAAGACAGTGGTGGATTGCGACTAGTCTATCTATTCTTGGTTGTATATTACTATTTGCTACCCAAGGCACTATTGAGCTTGACCCTATGGGATTTATCCTAGCATTAGGAGCTGGACTCGCTTTCTCAACGTATACGCTTGTCAATAAGGATATCGTCAAAAAAGTTGCCCCTGAGATGGCGGTAGCAGTTGTTTTTACAATAGCGGCAATTATCCTTTCACCTCTGCTATTCGTGTTTGATGTGAGCTGGGTGACAGAGCTAAACGGTTTACTTGTTGTCCTCCAACTAGGTATAGTAGCCACAGCCATTGCGTACCTTCTTTTTGTCAAAGGGCTGATGGGTATACCAGCTTCGACGGCTGTCACGTTATCGCTGGCAGAGCCACTAACAGCTGCCCTGCTTGGCGTTGCCATCGTGGGAGAAGTCTTAACCTTCTGGTCATTAGTAGGAGTATTTCTT
The genomic region above belongs to Bacillus sp. A301a_S52 and contains:
- a CDS encoding VOC family protein, producing the protein MPFHEAPATFISHVHLKVRDLATSMSFYRDILGLSIFSETVTTVSFTCDKKAPFLTIEQAGDYVPRPPRTTGLYHVALLLPSRADLGSFLKHMLDHNYPLQGASDHLVSEAIYLADPDGNGVEVYRDRPSEEWIWQNDRVTMATDPLNAETVLDAGKHLPWSGMPSQTVLGHLHLQVADLKQAEHFYCAGLGFNIVSQFGEQALFISSGDYHHHMGLNTWASKNAPSAPENSVGIKSFAVFYPNEVRRIKAVDRLRSQERIVNHEGDVFVVTDPFNNKIQLVI
- a CDS encoding PRD domain-containing protein, coding for MDIKKVLNNNVVLTEGENEQELVVMGRGLAFQKKVGDEIEQKKIEKTFVLENQAVSDKLAELLNDVSETYLQLSDKIITYAKSQLPNRLDDYIYVALTDHLSFAISRHKQGMQLKNPLLWEIRKFYKKEYEIARHALDIIQEDTGYVLEEDEAGSIALHLLNSQISGEGLESMVHVTKMVNDILNIVKYHFGMELDESAISYERFLTHLRFFAFRLVKNETGSEHPDDFLYEQVKRKYKEPFHCSEKITKYVEKTHGRQISKDELVYLTLHIYRVTQRHQWHTKKTD
- a CDS encoding PTS glucose transporter subunit IIA — its product is MDHSQTAKEIIHLVGGEENIQSVIHCMTRLRFNLYDKEKVDRTKLEGVDGVLGTNLSGEQFQIIIGNDVPKVYKEIIANTNLKEESGNEKKDGKKNIISALFDVISGVFTPILPAIAGAGMIKGLLALADTFGWLSDTSQTYIILSALGDGAFYFLPLILAVSAARKFGSNPYIGAAIAAALLHPDLTALFAIGEPISFIGLPVTIATYSSTVIPILLAIWIASYVESWIDRITHASLKLIVVPTLTLLIVVPVTLITVGPLGTILGDYLSVGINFLFENVGVLAMILLSGTFSIIIMTGMHYALMPIMINNITVGGFDYMIPAMFLANMGQAGAAFAVFLRSKNTKFKSLAMSTSVTALMGITEPAMYGVNVRLKKPFIAALIGGAAGGAFYGLTNVAAYILGGNAGLPGIPTFIGPGMNFGYALIGLAISFVVATVAAYLIGFEDVPQESSVTAPAEETGDKKTVNDLSGEGIVSPLTGEVNPLSEVNDSTFSEGIMGQGLAIEPTDGLVVSPVSGKIVTLYRSLHAIGIKSDNGAEILIHVGIDTVQLNGKYFTKHIEEGTVVKPGDQLVSFDIEGIRSEGYELTTPIIITNSDSYEMITPIKTDGSIERGSDLMTLVAEGN
- a CDS encoding glycoside hydrolase family 1 protein, which translates into the protein MSELKQFPENFLWGGAIAANQVEGAFDEEGKGLSISDVVKVVRPEDRKKMKIPFPTTAEVQEALNDTNHKNYPKRYGIDFYHRYKEDIALFKELGFKTLRVSIAWGRIFPNGDDTTPNEAGLKFYDNLFDELIKNGIEPVVTLSHYETPLNLTLTYKGWTNRKLVDFFAKYAETVFERYKDKVKYWITFNEINCILMAPYIGGAFLRDHVAEGELLQAQFQSAHHQFLASAKAVEALHRIIPDGKIGCMVVGMINYPNSPHPDDVMTALNDQRNTFFFTDVMTRGHYPAYMTSFFKENGITIQKEAEDDAILKNNVVDYVALSYYMSSVSARPETEGEKAAGNLLSSLKNPYLEASDWGWQIDPRGLRTLLNMFYDRYEKPLFVVENGLGAFDEVEDDGSIHDDYRIAYLREHIKEMGKAIEDGVDLIGYTAWGPIDLISFSTSEMSKRYGFIYVDQDDYGNGSLKRSKKDSFYWYQKVIETNGEEL
- a CDS encoding antibiotic biosynthesis monooxygenase, with translation MFIEMKNIHVTHGSAQKVVDQFASPGVVEEAEGFVDLSVLVKETRKGPDEVVIMIRWESEEAWKQWEKSEPHLNMHRQSRGKAKPEHIISSSHQTYDVKAVKEKASPAT
- a CDS encoding manganese-dependent inorganic pyrophosphatase, translated to MSTDKVLVFGHQNPDTDTICSALVYADLKQQLGMNVEAVRLGEVGAETQYALDEFGVDAPRYVKEVANEVDKVILVDHNERQQSVEDLDKVQVMEVIDHHRIANFETESPLYYRAEPVGCTATILNKLYKEHDISVKKEMAGLMVSAIISDSLLFKSPTCTKEDIEAANELAKIADVDLEAYGLEMLKAGADMSDKTVDQLLNMDAKEFTMGSHNVQIAQVNVVDTNDVLDRINEVKAEMEAVLAKKGLSLFLLAVTDILTNDSLAIVVGEQTKAVESAFDVTLNDGQATLKGVVSRKKQIVPQLTNALS
- a CDS encoding EamA family transporter; translated protein: MNKLSFLLVLLGAILWGTTGTAQHFAPDEAHPVAVGTMRLAVGGTVLFMIGLMTKKVAAIEWPVKAILLAACAMAAYQPLFFSAVATTGVAIGTVVAIGSAPLLTGLIEWVVHRRRPIRQWWIATSLSILGCILLFATQGTIELDPMGFILALGAGLAFSTYTLVNKDIVKKVAPEMAVAVVFTIAAIILSPLLFVFDVSWVTELNGLLVVLQLGIVATAIAYLLFVKGLMGIPASTAVTLSLAEPLTAALLGVAIVGEVLTFWSLVGVFLIFAGLAVLIYTPKKAVLKRSA